One Bemisia tabaci chromosome 7, PGI_BMITA_v3 DNA window includes the following coding sequences:
- the LOC109035523 gene encoding uncharacterized protein encodes MSLFSLSDIDMRDPAKLKQYAADTQLKQLQFAVRCKSIEENLTLLRQECEFIKDAQQKLEEQPSHFNSDIKRAMMKWRIKLPSFRPEMPDLWFIQIETIFANFGITAEIDKYHTVISQSEGEWLVEINDLIRAGPSLNIPYTTLKKEIINRFSLDENPRLKKVIEGEEIGDLKPSQFLRRLKTVAGSALITDNILKPLWLSRLPAYVQYILRAQPSNNTLTEIADVADRIAETIPHSVHSTSTTAPINSPTVQQISKPNPLANINEMLTSLTHKVDLVDVKVKNLERNIDRRKSCSRPKSRSRYSLPKPRKFCFYHEKFGREARKCQQPCKFLTNDNGSQ; translated from the coding sequence ATGAGCCTTTTCAGCTTGAGCGATATAGATATGAGAGATCCGGCCAAGCTAAAACAATATGCGGCAGATACTCAACTTAAACAATTACAATTCGCTGTCCGTTGTAAAtcaattgaggaaaatttgacTCTCCTCCGTCAAGAATGTGAGTTTATCAAGGACGCTCAACAAAAGCTGGAAGAACAACCAAGTCACTTCAACTCCGACATCAAGCGAGCCATGATGAAGTGGAGAATCAAGTTACCTTCATTCCGCCCCGAAATGCCCGACTTATGGTTCATCCAAATCGAAACCATTTTTGCCAATTTCGGTATTACAGCCGAAATTGACAAGTACCACACCGTAATCAGTCAAAGCGAAGGTGAATGGCTAGTCGAAATAAACGACTTAATTCGAGCTGGACCGAGTTTGAATATTCCCTACACAACTCTGAAAAAGGAGATAATTAATCGCTTTTCACTCGACGAAAATCCACGCCTCAAGAAAGTAATCGAAGGAGAAGAAATTGGAGACTTAAAACCATCCCAATTCCTACGGCGACTCAAAACTGTAGCAGGCAGCGCGCTGATTACTGACAATATCCTGAAACCACTATGGCTAAGTCGACTACCCGCTTACGTACAATACATTCTGCGAGCCCAGCCTAGCAATAACACTCTAACCGAGATAGCCGATGTGGCAGATCGGATCGCGGAAACCATCCCTCATTCTGTGCATTCAACCTCCACAACAGCTCCAATCAATTCTCCCACGGTTCAGCAAATTAGCAAACCAAATCCACTTGCTAACATCAATGAAATGCTAACATCCCTTACCCACAAAGTTGATCTAGTGGATGTCAAGGTCAAAAATCTGGAGAGAAACATCGACAGAAGGAAAAGCTGTTCCCGCCCCAAATCTCGCTCGCGCTATAGCTTACCCAAACCGCGCAAATTTTGCTTCTACCATGAAAAATTCGGGAGAGAAGCCCGCAAATGTCAACAACCGTGCAAATTCTTAACAAACGACAATGGCAGCCAATAG